Within the Vigna angularis cultivar LongXiaoDou No.4 chromosome 10, ASM1680809v1, whole genome shotgun sequence genome, the region gtaatTACCTCAagagaattattattatatatatatatatatatatatatatatatttattattaaagattgaaaacaaaaatatatctaaatttgatataaaataatttttaattttactttaaaacatAGAcagtacaaaattatttaacgttttattatataataattcaacTAAAACTATATGGTGTGATCAAAattttaactcatgcatcagaAGCTTTTTACGAATATCATTAAATTGCAgtcacattaattaattttataattcacatgttgttaatataaatattattttcactttatGTGTGTGAACAATGATATAAAAGTTTAGAGAAGTTTTAGTTTGACCAGACTGGCTAAGGATAATTCTGGTTAAAGAATTTATAGTGTTctattctatttttcttattttatcattctaataactacattttaaatttaaataattctttataataaaataactatttttgaattttactattttagtaattattattttaattcaaataattattcattataaaaaattagttattattttattattttggtaaatgttttaaaatttaaataagtattcataataaaaacttatttacaaatattacttattaataaaaattattttatctatatttttatctacaactatatattgttttgttcttttaattttatctttttaattactatttttaaaatataaatatttatatatatttagaaaatgcatGCACACAAATGcgataatatatattaaaaagtagaaatattaaaaacattaaaagggAAAAATTTCCCAACAatacaaatacatattaaaatataaaaaacgaTGTactagtattttatttataaaatattagaagttgtgtttataattcataaatattttgtcGGTTCAATAATTTCaagtaaatataatatagaaattttttaaaaaataataccactataaattaaatgtatatctaatttaaaaacaaaatattatagtagtttagctaaaattttattaaaaatggtaTAATTAAGAATGATACAtagagggagagaaaaaaaacaaaagagacaGTATGTTCATATTTAAGAGTACAAAGTCAGgttgataataaatataaaataaaataaaaatcgaaATTGATGTTTACATGAGTAAGTTATGGCCTAATTGTGGTTGAATTTGACAAAGTAAAATGATGCATGTGTATagtttaattaatgtaatcttACTAGTGGACCACACATTCAAACTATgctaaacataaaatataatttctgtcacttattattattataataatggaAACATGCATGGTTAACAAGAAAATTTCCTGGATCCCAAGTTCCCAACACGTCATAGCCAGATATTGCTTTTAAGGTAAAGGATTCCATCAATAATGCAAATAACAAGACCCATATATCGTAAAATTGAAgctcttaaatataatttaaaagataatcgAGTATTATGCTTAACTTAACGTATAGTTAATCTCGGTAGAGGAATCAATTAATCTGAGTATCTGGAGCTTATTATTATTTCCTTAGTCAACAAggcattattatattattataccTCTGGGGAAGGTAATAATAACGAGACTAAAggcaaataatattttattattggttggacaaataaaataagtaataaataaatagattgaTAGATATAgaagattaaaatgaaaatatttgtaagtcaAGCAAGaaaataggacataaaaattatatatatattaatgacgTGGGCCAATGAGAATAGGACAGAGGTGTGGATTTGATCCTGCAGCTAAGAATAAAGGCTGTGGTGTCCCTTGGCATTCAAAAGCGCCGAAAGAGAGAAACCTAACAACCATAGCCTTCCCTAACTCATCGTGCGAGGTCCCTCGGCCTCCGCACAACCCCAACTCCAAGGGGCTGTGCATGTTTTCCACGCCCATGTCGGAACTGGAACTGGAACTGGACGTCCATGCGCGGCCACCCTTCCTGCTCCAGCGCCCACCGCTCCTGCAGTCCGCACCGCCGCTCTTCAAGCAGCGATCGTGGTCGCCGGACGCCTATCGTGATGAGGCCTGGCTCCGCCGCAAGGGAAACTGGAAAAACCGTCGCAGCAAGAGCGTCACCGACGAAGACGTGGACGAACTCAAAGCCTGTATTGAATTGGGCTTTGGATTCGATTCCTCTCCTGAAGTCGAGCTTGATCCCCGCCTCTCCGATACACTTCCCGCTCTCGGCCTCTACCACGCAGTCAATAAACACTACAACGAATCCCTCGTTCCCAAGACCACGACCACGCCGTCTTCCTCTGCCGCATCTGACTGCGAAGGCACTCCTTCCCCGCATGGCAGTCCCCACTCTGCCATCTTCACCACAGGTACTTAACACTTAGCTGATCTCTTGTTTGCTTTCTATAATAATGGCAGAATTATAAAGTTTGCATAAATAAACTCAGGTTATCAAATTCTTTGAGAAATATAGATAAGGACATTTAAATCTTGGTCTTTCTATACTTAATTTGTGTTGATTGTGATTGAAGTGGATTAAGATGTGATGATATTTTTTCTGAATTATTGGGTTGTTTGATGTGAATTAATTATGAAGGTGATAACCCTCAGACCGTGAAGACGAGACTGAGGCAGTGGGCTCAGGTTGTTGGATGTGCGGTGCGTCAAAGTTCTAGCTGAATGGGTTATGTGATGAGATGATAATTGTTGATTCGAGTTGTTAAACCTAAACCATTGCAATAGAAGCTGTGTGTGATTGATATAAATGACAACTATTTCCCACCGAAGCAAAGCGATGCGGACCCTATTTAACCACCCGATTATGAGGGAAGCAAACTAGTTAATACATGTGGGAGTGTCGGCAGAACTTTGTTTTGTAATGTACTTGTGGAATATGTGATGACTAAGTTAGATCTATTATAGTATTATTACCTATGTCATGTGGTAGACTTACGTACATTTAGTTTTATCTTTGTTTCTGTGTTTGTACTGGGTGTgtgaaaagaaaagtgaaaaggTCTTGGGTCTACTAGTGTATTTGAATCAAGTACTGTGTGCTGTTCTGCTCTCTTCATTTTTGGTATATGTAGTTTGTCTTTCCTCTTCGGTTTGCCTTGTTGCTTGGTACTCTGTAGAAAAGCAAAACAAGGAAAGGTTGGAGAGAGAAGTGAAGAATATAACTTGAACAAGGGATACAGCTTGCTTTCTAACATGGACTGTGTAGCAGTACGACTCAACTTATGTATTTCGTGAGAGGTAAGACAGACAAGCTTCAAATTTCAACATTCTCCGTATCATCCACTGAGAATATTGCGCTGCTGGCAATGACTACTTCGTGTTTCTTACTTTTTGTACTTTTAGCTAGCTACCCTCTGTCATCACTTATTTTCCATCCATTTTTCCAGAGACAGAGTGGCAGTGGAAAGGAATGGAAAGTCTCCAGTGTTGACTTTTTTACACGGAGGATGCAGTCAATCAATCCACCCTACTAACATAACGGAAATTGCAGTGGCAGTTGTGTGTTGGACACCTATGTCAAAAGAACTGTGCCATACATGAAAATTTGAGGGTTAGGATGAAGGCAAATGCTGGACCTGCATCCTTTTGAGGTGAATATGAGTGATAGTAATagagagataaaaaaatgaaaatattcttataaatataaaaaaaatagtgatataaagaaaatacattGAAATTAGTGTAAAATTATAACCTGAAGAGAAACGAAATATCTCTTAACCAAATGTCTGACTATATGATCTTGACTAACATAGTGTAGCTGGAAAATGCTAGGTTAGATGAATCACTTGGGCGTAtataacataaaagaaagaaactacGAATTCATGCTTTCTGGCATAGCAGAGGATTTGAACAGTGAACTAAAACATGGATATTGTTGTATATCTATTTTTCTCATTTGTTCGTGTGTACAAGATTTTCAGCCTTGTAATTAGTTCTATTTTTGAACTGAAATTATCGATGACTGCAGTAGTACAGTCtacattaataatgtaattataataattcaaaatattcaaaataacatttttacattgatttttttcttgtgtCATTCCTAACACCTGActataatatgtttataaagTTTGACAAGATATATGTGACTGGAAAATAGAACTTTGGAATACGCCATTCAATACaaacttaaattatttcttGACATTTTCTTACTCTCGGAAGTTTGTCCTTTACATAATtcacttaattaattttcaatctCAGTTGACCATTGCTATATtctattttatgtataataagAATATTGTAATTTATTGTGTATACCTCATCGTTTAACTTCTTTACTCAcctatttcttcttcttttactttaattttactttaagtAAATATTCTTccttaaaattaacttttgatataatatataaacattgtTACTCAGACCACGCAAATgacttaataatttatttagttagTAAAGAAGAAGTGAGGTtcatttccattttattttttctataaaaataaataaattttatgagtaaaaataaaaatcatagattaaatattataaaagaaaaaaaaatgtaatttaactTTAGTATTATTTCACACCGCCTATACTTAATGGCAAGTAATTGAATCAAATTACattttcatgaaattaaaaattgaaagaactataagaaaagcaaaagtaaaatttaacaaactaacttcatcaaaaaatttatcatttcaTGTCTCAACTATTGGTGCTCATATTCTTAAAAAGAAAGACTAAAATCATGCAACTTTACACGTGTATGTTGCCAAGTATTATCGCGTATAGTAGTATCAAAGAACATGGTAAGAAAAAGAGTATCAAGAAGAAAAAACACGTGAAAGAATTTGTTAGTATGGTGCTTTTTTCAGAGACGCAGCTACAACTAGTTCTTTATGGATGAATTTGTttgtgcattttttttaaacaattagtGTTTTTAAAGTgaattattttcagtttttcatGTCTTTTACTTAATccacttaatttaaaataagcaattttattggttttttttagtgaacaaacttttttatttcttaaatgcgtgattattttaaaaactgattttatatacatttatgtTAATCTTAATCAAGATATTCGATGTATTatgaaatattgattttaaCGCGCAACCTTGAATACATAGGTGGATTTTAGACTATAGATGGAGTCTAAAGTAAATATCAACTTATTTTGATATgatatgaatatttaattataaaatttaagagGATGGTTTTGTTTTACATTACTCCAATATATAAGTTCGTCTGGCTAACATAAAAATGTATCTagatattgtttttctttatcaacATAGACAATATGAAGTCTAAACTATTACCTATAATTTGTTATTTGTGTTAGTGTGTAAGCATGCAATTCTTTGCTTCCAAAGATATGccattaatttatttacattttttcaacagttaacacttaaaatatttgacatttttgTGAAAACTGCAAGTACAAATAGAATGTTAGGTTTAGTGTAAATTTAAATACACATAAGACTTGTCATAGTTAAagcatttgattttttttttttcgttttcagaTACGTCAGAAGGATAAtgcatttatttgaaaattctaaaaaatcTTTACACTAAAGTGACATATTTGGATAAagtaattacaaaaaaaattaaattttcacaattttacaaaaaaagtatttcaaatgaataaaatagaaaatttatcaTTCCTTTTCATTTCACTCACAAAGGTCGAGGGCAGTCACCTCGATTCAAAGGTTAAGTCAAATCAATCCAAGCATAAATGTCGAATTGAGTCAAGTTGGTTTGGGCTGATGGTCGAGTCAAGTTAGTCAAGGTCGAGTTGAGTTAGTCCGAGTCGAGGTTCAAGCCGAGTCGACCCGTGTCAAAGGTCTAACCGAAGTCGACTCGAAAAAAGGTCAAGTTGAGCCAGTCAAAGTCGAAGATCTAGTTGAATTAACCCATGTCAAAGGTTTGGCCCAGTCAGCTCAAACTAAAGGTTGGTCTGAACCGAATTAAGTCGCCTTAGACCAAAGATCGAGTATAGTCGACCTGGGCCAATGGTCGGGCTAAGTTAGCCTAGTCTAAAGCTTGAGTCGATTCAGTATGGACCGATGGTTTGACCAAGTTGGGAAGGTCAAACTGAGTTGCCTAAACAAAAAGTTGGGTCAAGATGCCCAAAGTTGAGGTCAGTCCAAGTCAACCTTAGCATAAGGTCGATTTGAGTTGACTCAGGTTAAATTACTGTCATGTCGACCTGAATCGAAGGTTAATTCAAGTTAACTCGTGTCAAAAGTTGAACTGAGTCAACTAATGTTAAAAGTCAATTCAAGTTGACTCGTGtcgaaaattaaaataaattatcgtGTACTAAAAGTATAAATCAATCGACCCCAATTGATTATGTTAGAGTCGATTTAAACCAAAAGTCGAGTaatctaatattaaaaaatcaaactaaTCCATCTCAAATTCAAAGATAAAATTGAGTATGTCTTagactaaaaattaaattatttcataaaaaaaattaaaattgaaaatatttcaattcttcaatcccaacaaaaaaataaaaaagaaattagttataagtaattaaaatacttaatttCATATAATTGTTGAAATATCCAAacacattattaaaatttaactgtGATAGAAAGCGTGAAATGTGTTACGGTAAAGCAGTGGTCGGAAAGTCATACCCTTTATTTAATGCGAAGAAACTCTTATGATTATTTATTCCTAAAGTTTGACTCACATTTTTCACGCAAAAGGTGTGTATCGTAATTCGTTTGGTGGTGTGGAACTATAATGAACTTGTGGAATATTGTAGTTGATACTGATTTAACAAGTACATTTCCTCTGTATCAAAGTAATTGACTTCAGTCaaattgtttttccttttaactATATCACCCATTTAAGATAAAGCCTTTGGTGCTTAGGATATAATTCTTGAGGATGTTCAGAAAGAAAAGCCAGAGAAATCAAAGAGATTTACGCACTTAATTCATGATAATTCTATATGCAATTATATTTTGCCACattgaattatattttctctaccttgaattagaaaaattagaaaattccgtatatttctttaattaatacTGAGAACACCTGTTTtctatacatatttatatagttttatcaCATATTCAAAAtatctttcttttccttttaatttttgaataatttatctCAATTGTAAATAAACTGAATTAATTGTAATAAATTGAATTCAATgtacataattatattaatttttatatgtttagttAATATGATATTTGCTTACTCATTACTTTAAACTGATTCACTTGCATttgaaatttacattttttggattttgaaataaGTACATGAtttgttaaatttgatttttttttttctttgtaatgaTTTTTGAAagttaagataaaattatatttttgtgtatGAGTTTTTGCGGGTTTAACATTTTACTTTTGGTTTGggctttttttataattgagttTAAACCTATAATTGGAGCTTATATTTAGACATATTTGACATTGACAAGAGCTTTATACATATATAGTATATATTGAACTCTCTAATTTATAAcacttaattcattttttaatttttcagtgTTAAAAATTctcttaactttaaaatttttctttccataagttttttctttttggatcaGTTGTTCTTCAACgatgaataattaaattttaaagttcaaTCCATAGAGTTAAGAATATACAATAATTGAGTTTTgcatgtttcatttttttaaaaaaattgtatttacaATTAATGGTATTAAGttgtgtttatgattttttttaatttaaattagaaattaattgaattttaatttaataattaaatatgaattcaattaaatgatattttcatttaattcataattatgAATTAGTTAATTAGTTTTCAATTGAAGTAACTGGACAAATTAAGTATTCAATTTTggactaattttatatttccattttatggtaatttttttaataattttaattagaaattgattgaatattgttttaataattaaatacatttaaattaataattaagaaaatataattaatataataatttaattttaagataagattttatttttcaatttctatttgttgttttcatgaaaaatgattttttttttgctttaaagtaatattatatatatcttttacattatttttcaagatattgtgttcttcaattttttaaataattacttgttttttaattttttgttttgttttctatataattatttattgctATTTTAAACGTTGTAAATTACTGTTGTGCAATTGAACACATTATTAgcattttttatcttattttaattataatttacttcAGAAATGaagatattttatgatttttttatcacttggacataattaataataatatacaagaAATTACCAGTTTGAATTCACATATGTGAATTCAAATATGTGGTATATGACTATTGGTAAAACAAACCTTGAAATGTCAAAGTTTAGAAACATTTTAACATAGTGacgacattttttttttcttttcattccaataattcaaaatataattattcttaattttttattaattattattgccTTAAAAAGATAACATGACGGGTAAAGCGATATGTtatgatttagttttttttttacacagAATTATAAGAAccttttggaaaataaaatattcttagtACGGTTGTATACGGCATCGATTATTAACATTTATAACAGAGTGTGAACTTATTTTAGCCGTAAATTGAGCAGTAGACAATGAGTAATTTGAATGAAACCTATGATATTAAAGCTTTATTATTCATATAATgtgtactatatgaaatatacggATCGGAGTTAATGGTTATTCATGGACAATTATCAAGTATTAATAGGTTAGATTACCTTACACAttacaaatatatgttattaattattgattattgggtttgattccCTAAAAATACACTCATAACTAATGAATGGACTTGACTGacacaaactctataaataatacaactgATCTCAGGTACAATCATCTTTTACTAtcccaataaaatatagatgaaacatatctgacttgagcgtggagtgtcttttgcaggccAACAACCCATTTGAGTGGATCGCGTTCTCAAAGatgattgaagatcaaaagagagcagaACAAGGACGATCGATCCtcggaccaattcaaccgaaacttaatataataaaacataacttttttaatgaaatcaggaatatattttttatataccacgtttttttaaatagttatataaaaGGGATTGTTATCTCTTACTTCCTCCTGAACTTATGAAATGTCAAGATTAATCATATCAAACACATCCTAATATACATTTATAATAGGATATTTTCATGACTTTAATTAACTAAAGTTAAGTGGAAAAAAGTTATTCATGAAAGAATTGATAGGACTATTTTTCTCTCTGAAGATACAAACACAGTGTCCTGAAACACAATTTAAAAACAAGGGTATCATCTAAGAAATGTTTGTCTTGTCAGAGTCAAATGCATCATTAACCTAGACTAATTAAGTCCTAAGGTTTATCTTTCTTATTTTGAAACATAAGTGGTTTGAATAAGACTGATAAATGAGATTAGTTAACTTAGGCAATCAGGTATTAATTATACTTAAGTGGAGTTGCTTGAAGAGACAAAAATCCAACTGTAATTAATTTCAGTGTAAACAAAGGAAAGTGCGACAGGAAGTACATGGTTTAAAATGTGTTAATTATTTAGTGTGAAAACTACATGGGAGGAATTTGTGAGGAAAGAACATAAAAGTCCAAATAAAGTAAGAGGACAAATAAAAGGCATATGTGTGTTTGTATCGCATtagtcttctttttcttccattgTCAATAgttcattatatatttgttgGGCGGTCATAACAGGAAGAAAAggtctaacaaaaaaaatggacaaagtggatggGGCGACCAATTGATGAAACATGACAAGTTAATCATAACAACAttggtaataataataattaaaatatcaataacgATGAATGCAGAGTTAGGTGAGAGCAGAGAGAAAGCCCTCTTTCCCACTTGCCTTTACcctccaataaaaaataaatacaaatataaaattaactttaccgaatataatattttttaaattaattaatttttgtaatttttacaaatatttacaaGCGCACGCGTCCGtctattaaaacaatatattttatgtcaTGATAAGCAATAACTAAAATGGAAAAGTTTTCAAGCATGTAAGCGTATTAGAAAGTTCAGTTTAGAAAATGTAGGAAGTGAAAACGCAATTTGCACGAGAGAAAGCCAAAGACGACCCTTGTGAAAAGCGTGTGTAATGCTTCTCTTCTGCTGCCTCCTTATCCAATCCACTGTTGTGTAAAGCAAAGTTTCTTCCCTGTTATTGCGTACGTGTGGATTGAGTTTTGGTTTGGTCCAAAATAAACATTGCCATTTCTTTTATCTGTGTAAGTTTCTAAAAAATTCTAGAACCCACACGTCACATGGGTTGGAATATGTTTGGTTCCGTATTATATAAGAGTCTTTCTCGTCCTAGAATCCTCGAGGAGGAGAATAACAAAAGTATTCACGGTACTTTATCCTTTTGTGTCGTGAAATTATGGTAATTGATTTTCAGATTTTGACTCATGGATTCTGATCATTCCAGAAAACCTTCCAAAAACTTCCTTCACTCT harbors:
- the LOC108334573 gene encoding uncharacterized protein LOC108334573 gives rise to the protein MFSTPMSELELELDVHARPPFLLQRPPLLQSAPPLFKQRSWSPDAYRDEAWLRRKGNWKNRRSKSVTDEDVDELKACIELGFGFDSSPEVELDPRLSDTLPALGLYHAVNKHYNESLVPKTTTTPSSSAASDCEGTPSPHGSPHSAIFTTGDNPQTVKTRLRQWAQVVGCAVRQSSS